Part of the Paeniglutamicibacter sulfureus genome, AAGGGCGGCTCGGCCCCTCAGTCCTGACCGGGCTAGCCTCCGTACGGCCACGACCATCCGCCGTTGTTCTCGGGGTCGTAGGTGACCTGTCCCGTGAGGGCATCCACGTCAAGCACCAACTTGCCCGTGACGCTCTGGCCGGGGTTGACCACCGGAGGCAACAACACGGCGTCATCGAAGCAGCCCCAGGCCGTTTCCGATGTGACGTTGCGGTCCGGGGCCCCGTTGGAGCCGGCCACCGAGAAGGTCTCCGCCACCAACGGCATGTACAGCTCGCCGCCGTCTCCGCCGACGTTCTTTGAGACGTTGGCGTCCAGGGTTGCGGTGATGTCCAGGACCAGGAACGCCGTGCGCGTGGGCTTGAGCTTGTCGATGCCGACACGGGGGTCGCAGTGGTCCACCACTTCACTGTTCGTGACTTCGATGGTGAAATCGGGAGTTGCGTGGCGGGCTTGGGGGGCGAGCACGTCGCAGTCCGCGGCGGCGGTCCGGAGCCGGAAACAAGACTGCCCCCGAATCCGCCCCGCGCACGGCGGGATGGCTTCGGGGGCAGGGACCGCCAGGACAAGGCGATCGTGGCGGCAGCGGCTAGTTCAGCCCCTCCTTGGGGATGGACAGGTCATCGACGCGGTTCAGTTCCTCGATGTTCACGTCCTTGAACGTCACGATGCGCACCGACTGCACGAAGCGGCCGGTGCGGTAGACGTCCCAGACCCAGGCGTCGGTGAGCGTGAGGTCGAAGAAGACCTCGCCGTCGGCCGAGCGGGTCTTCAGGTCAACGTTGTTGGCCAGGTAAAAACGCCGCTCGGTTTCCACGACGTAATTAAAGAGGTTCGCCACGTCCTTGTATTCGCGGTAGAGCTGTAGCTCGAGTTCCGCTTCGTAGTTCTCCAGGTCTTCGGCACTCATGGTGTTTTCCCCTCGCCCCCTGACTCGATGTTCTTTCCCGGCACCTTGGGTGTCAGCTGCCAGGTCTTCCGATGGTATTCGCACGCCCCGTGCTCGGCGATGCCGGCGCGGTGGGCGGCTGTGCCATACCCCTTGTTTCGTATCCAACCGTACGCCGGGTAGCTCACATCGTAACCATCCATGAGCGCGTCGCGTTCGACCTTGGCCAAGATGGAAGCTGCTGCGATGGACAGCGCGAGCAAGTCGCCCTTGATCAGGGTGTGCACAGGAATCTGTAGGCCGTCGATGTCCTGGGTGGCTCCGAAACCGGGAACCAGGGAATCCAGCAGCGTGGGCTGTGCGGTGGCCGAGAGCCAGTCCAGGTTTCCGTCAAGCAGCACCGCGTCGGCTTCCTGGACGCCATGCGCGAAGGTGGCTGCCCGCAGCCCGGCCAGGCGCAGGGCAGGAACCAGTCCCAGCGCGTCGATCTCCGCTGCGCTGGCGTGGCCCACGCCCCAGGAGGCTGCCCAGTCCTTGATCGCCGGGACCAATTCGTGGCGCAGCGCCGCCGAGAGCAGCTTGGAGTCGCGCACCCCCGGCAGCTGCGGCGAAGCGTCCGGG contains:
- a CDS encoding DUF2469 domain-containing protein, producing MSAEDLENYEAELELQLYREYKDVANLFNYVVETERRFYLANNVDLKTRSADGEVFFDLTLTDAWVWDVYRTGRFVQSVRIVTFKDVNIEELNRVDDLSIPKEGLN
- a CDS encoding ribonuclease HII, producing the protein MTSTAPTLEHELALAAAGGHRFIGAADEVGRGSLAGPVSVGYVVIDPDASPQLPGVRDSKLLSAALRHELVPAIKDWAASWGVGHASAAEIDALGLVPALRLAGLRAATFAHGVQEADAVLLDGNLDWLSATAQPTLLDSLVPGFGATQDIDGLQIPVHTLIKGDLLALSIAAASILAKVERDALMDGYDVSYPAYGWIRNKGYGTAAHRAGIAEHGACEYHRKTWQLTPKVPGKNIESGGEGKTP